A genomic region of Armatimonadota bacterium contains the following coding sequences:
- a CDS encoding arginine--tRNA ligase: MIRQTLTNWIEQALQRAKADGALDWHETPLVELEAPRQKEHGDYACNAAMLVAKQARLAPRDAAELLIGLLPAESSAWIDRVEVAGPGFLNFFLKPGWAGQIVRHALAEGERFGSSNIGQGVRTLVEFVSANPTGPLSVAHGRNAVIGDCLVRLLNFSGYQADAEFYVNDAVNSTQIQNFAASVIVRFKQLIGQEAQMPEDAYHGEYVTEVAQAILDQQGSSAIDGDPLLRFQTWSEEAIKRQQEEDLRDFGVVFKRWFSERELHDSGAVDKALATLRESGYAYEADGALWLRSTAFGDEKDRTLVRSNGLPTYLAGDAAYHLDKYQRGYQRLIDVWGPDHHGYIARMKAVVGAFGHDPDSLEILVHQIVRLFKDGAQVRMSKRAGDIITLRETMDEAGVDATRFFYLLRSHDSPLDFDLDLATRQTDENPVYYVQYGHARLCSLLQKAEEKIGQLPDWRNADLRLLQAEAEGELAKKLADFPDETRTAAERLSPHRIANYALELSRALHHFYAHCPVLAAESDALRDARICLCLAARQTLRNALSLLGVSAPERMAEREEEQ, encoded by the coding sequence GTGATTCGACAAACGCTGACAAACTGGATAGAGCAGGCTCTGCAACGGGCAAAGGCAGACGGCGCGCTCGACTGGCACGAGACGCCTTTGGTCGAACTGGAAGCGCCGAGGCAAAAAGAGCATGGGGACTATGCCTGCAACGCAGCGATGCTAGTGGCCAAACAGGCTCGACTGGCGCCGCGCGACGCCGCTGAACTGCTCATCGGACTGTTGCCTGCCGAATCATCGGCGTGGATCGATCGAGTCGAGGTGGCTGGCCCCGGCTTTCTGAACTTCTTTCTAAAGCCAGGTTGGGCCGGACAGATTGTGCGGCACGCCTTGGCCGAAGGCGAGCGATTCGGCTCGTCGAACATTGGGCAAGGCGTCAGAACTTTGGTCGAGTTTGTGAGCGCCAACCCTACCGGACCGCTTTCTGTGGCGCACGGGCGCAACGCCGTGATCGGCGATTGTTTGGTTCGCTTGCTCAACTTTTCGGGCTATCAAGCCGATGCCGAGTTCTATGTAAACGATGCCGTGAACTCGACGCAGATTCAAAACTTCGCCGCGTCGGTGATCGTACGGTTTAAGCAGTTGATCGGCCAAGAGGCCCAGATGCCCGAGGACGCCTATCACGGCGAGTATGTAACCGAAGTGGCACAGGCGATTCTTGATCAACAAGGGTCGTCGGCGATCGACGGCGACCCCCTGTTGCGGTTTCAGACCTGGTCGGAAGAAGCGATCAAGCGGCAACAAGAAGAGGACTTGCGCGACTTCGGCGTCGTTTTCAAACGCTGGTTCTCCGAACGAGAACTGCACGATTCCGGCGCGGTCGATAAGGCGCTGGCGACCCTGCGCGAATCGGGCTACGCTTACGAGGCGGACGGCGCTTTGTGGCTGCGCTCGACAGCGTTTGGCGACGAGAAGGACCGAACCCTGGTGCGCTCGAACGGATTGCCGACCTATCTGGCGGGCGACGCGGCCTACCATCTGGACAAGTATCAGCGGGGCTATCAGCGCCTGATCGATGTTTGGGGGCCGGATCATCACGGCTACATTGCTCGAATGAAAGCGGTGGTCGGCGCGTTTGGCCACGATCCCGATTCGCTCGAAATCTTGGTGCATCAGATTGTGCGTTTGTTCAAGGACGGCGCTCAAGTGCGAATGTCGAAGCGCGCCGGAGACATTATCACATTGCGAGAGACGATGGACGAGGCGGGCGTCGATGCGACCAGATTCTTCTACCTTTTGCGATCGCACGATAGCCCGTTGGACTTTGATCTAGACTTGGCGACCCGCCAAACGGACGAAAACCCCGTCTACTATGTGCAGTATGGCCATGCGCGATTGTGCAGCCTGTTGCAGAAGGCGGAAGAGAAGATCGGCCAATTGCCCGATTGGCGCAATGCGGACTTGCGCCTGCTTCAGGCCGAAGCCGAAGGCGAGTTGGCCAAGAAACTCGCCGACTTTCCGGATGAGACGCGCACGGCTGCGGAACGCCTCAGCCCGCATCGGATTGCCAACTATGCGCTAGAGCTTTCTCGCGCGCTGCACCACTTTTACGCCCATTGTCCTGTGCTTGCAGCAGAGAGCGACGCGTTGCGAGATGCCAGAATCTGCCTTTGCTTGGCTGCGCGACAGACTTTGCGCAATGCGTTGTCGCTTCTGGGAGTCAGCGCGCCGGAGAGGATGGCCGAAAGAGAAGAGGAGCAATAG
- the tsaB gene encoding tRNA (adenosine(37)-N6)-threonylcarbamoyltransferase complex dimerization subunit type 1 TsaB — translation MSTLLAIESAGGSPGVALCIDGQITERSTPQDHNLSGNLIRCAEELLAGKPIGEVDAFAVNAGPGGFTAIKIGVTLAKTWAHVTGKELIAVGAFRALLHTVDIEGDWLAALPARKDAVYWVASWNSEPSLATKEALFDLVRNKKIALFGAGAERWRDEIDNAFWLDRPWPCPRDVLAVALEVGKGEHPFGVQPVYVQSPSVTMSPKNLGGA, via the coding sequence ATGTCAACGCTCCTCGCCATTGAAAGCGCAGGCGGATCGCCGGGCGTAGCGCTCTGCATCGACGGCCAGATTACCGAGCGATCGACCCCTCAGGATCACAATCTGTCCGGGAATCTGATCCGTTGCGCAGAGGAACTTTTGGCGGGCAAGCCGATCGGGGAGGTCGATGCCTTTGCCGTGAACGCAGGCCCGGGCGGTTTTACGGCGATCAAGATCGGGGTAACGCTTGCAAAGACGTGGGCGCATGTAACGGGAAAGGAGTTGATCGCCGTGGGAGCGTTTCGGGCGCTGCTGCACACCGTTGACATTGAAGGCGACTGGTTAGCCGCGCTGCCCGCGCGGAAAGACGCGGTCTATTGGGTCGCTTCTTGGAACAGTGAGCCGTCGTTAGCGACAAAAGAGGCGCTCTTTGATTTGGTCAGGAACAAGAAGATCGCCCTCTTCGGCGCTGGAGCCGAAAGATGGAGAGACGAGATCGACAACGCTTTCTGGTTGGATCGCCCATGGCCTTGCCCAAGAGACGTCTTGGCGGTCGCCTTGGAAGTCGGCAAGGGCGAACACCCGTTCGGAGTGCAGCCCGTTTATGTGCAATCGCCGTCGGTTACGATGAGCCCTAAGAATTTGGGCGGAGCTTAG
- a CDS encoding phytanoyl-CoA dioxygenase family protein, which produces MVTEANVRQYREEGYTLVPELLAPREIEWARSVVDLFIDEHRDQRPEHLDKPHFVSDELLQVCSMPTLLDAVEKFIGPNIALFSSHIIAKAKGDGLAVPWHQDGIFWDLEPMNVITLWLAIDDSTVENGCMRVIPNTQNVGPLPHYEVEHPETKVLHLTLGGEHVDEAKAVDCVLPAGGCSFHAPYLIHGSAPNFSQSRRCGYTMRFMPTSTKLRRDGPYEQWFRDHKLYLVRGEDRDGVNDYVNAPRH; this is translated from the coding sequence ATGGTTACTGAGGCGAACGTTCGGCAGTATCGAGAAGAGGGCTACACTTTAGTGCCGGAGCTCCTGGCGCCGCGCGAAATCGAATGGGCGCGTTCAGTCGTAGATCTTTTTATCGATGAACATCGCGATCAACGGCCCGAGCATCTGGACAAACCGCACTTTGTGTCGGACGAACTTCTGCAAGTCTGCTCGATGCCGACCCTGTTAGATGCTGTCGAAAAGTTTATCGGCCCCAATATCGCGCTCTTTTCAAGCCACATCATCGCCAAGGCAAAGGGCGACGGTTTGGCCGTGCCGTGGCATCAGGACGGCATCTTTTGGGATTTAGAGCCGATGAACGTGATCACGCTGTGGCTCGCTATTGACGATTCGACGGTCGAAAACGGCTGTATGCGCGTCATCCCCAATACGCAGAACGTTGGGCCATTGCCGCATTATGAAGTCGAGCATCCTGAAACCAAAGTGTTGCATTTGACATTAGGCGGCGAGCATGTGGATGAGGCGAAAGCGGTCGATTGCGTTCTGCCCGCGGGCGGTTGCTCCTTTCATGCGCCGTATCTGATCCACGGCTCGGCGCCGAACTTTTCTCAAAGTCGCCGATGCGGGTACACGATGCGGTTCATGCCGACCTCGACCAAACTCCGGCGCGACGGACCCTACGAACAATGGTTCAGAGACCACAAGCTCTACTTGGTCCGAGGCGAGGATCGGGACGGCGTGAACGACTATGTCAACGCTCCTCGCCATTGA
- a CDS encoding zf-HC2 domain-containing protein has product MSCERAVLKLKAYSDGELGWIERVRVERHLNGCDQCRAELAAIHKLSHVLRALPVGSPSDDFSAKVMNTVWKSDLQEAYSRRWSRRPAMVGALVAAICLASFAAYLAMPDHPADVGEIARLQTPESTRMDVAKATTEDAQKTLAPKVPDFPKDPFVSFEPGSPPPKAIEQPKEKTKPDAPTPESAKNEPAQSEGEIVITLQASDLLAVQDSVVRASADAGAYLTSADYASTVDKRPMVTLSVRAPEEKVESLKSNILTLGREVKRLDSDAEKVALGMELKAQPVPPTVEDNRENSNVMRSLNKEELYNRLEKDRKFRELRIIIIQP; this is encoded by the coding sequence ATGAGTTGCGAAAGAGCAGTCTTAAAGTTAAAGGCCTACTCTGACGGGGAGTTGGGCTGGATCGAGCGAGTTCGAGTAGAGAGACATCTGAACGGTTGCGATCAGTGCCGTGCGGAGTTGGCCGCTATCCATAAGCTTTCTCATGTGCTGAGGGCGCTGCCGGTCGGCTCGCCCAGCGACGATTTTAGCGCCAAGGTTATGAACACGGTGTGGAAGAGCGATCTGCAAGAGGCCTATTCCCGCCGCTGGTCGCGCAGACCTGCGATGGTCGGAGCGCTTGTCGCCGCGATCTGCCTCGCGTCGTTTGCTGCCTATCTGGCCATGCCCGATCATCCGGCAGACGTGGGCGAGATCGCGAGACTACAGACTCCCGAATCGACGCGGATGGACGTTGCGAAAGCGACGACAGAGGATGCTCAGAAAACCCTGGCGCCTAAAGTGCCGGACTTCCCCAAGGATCCGTTCGTTTCCTTTGAACCTGGATCGCCCCCGCCCAAAGCGATCGAACAGCCTAAAGAAAAAACAAAGCCCGATGCGCCAACGCCGGAATCGGCCAAGAACGAACCGGCACAGAGCGAGGGAGAGATCGTAATCACTCTCCAGGCTTCGGACCTTCTGGCCGTCCAAGACAGCGTCGTGCGGGCGTCGGCCGATGCGGGCGCCTACCTGACCTCCGCCGATTATGCCTCGACGGTTGACAAACGCCCGATGGTAACGCTCTCTGTTCGGGCGCCGGAAGAAAAAGTCGAATCGCTCAAGTCGAACATTCTGACCCTTGGTCGAGAAGTGAAACGGCTCGATAGCGACGCCGAGAAGGTCGCGCTGGGCATGGAGTTGAAAGCCCAGCCAGTGCCGCCGACGGTCGAAGACAATCGCGAGAATTCGAACGTCATGCGGTCGCTGAACAAGGAGGAGTTGTACAATCGACTTGAGAAGGATCGCAAGTTTAGGGAGTTGAGGATCATCATCATCCAGCCGTAG
- a CDS encoding PEP-CTERM sorting domain-containing protein, protein MKKIAIAVLTIAALGLAPANSSKPIPGHTEPHSFIAKSVSSPAGLAQHIKSDPRVARRYEKHYGIDAQWLAEYVSKNLRATTLQRAETFTVYHVKEDGKVYPKRIQFKKGTAVFSTVKGNPVMKVSCGNPLSTSLPLAPAPIAPLTEITSAPKFEPTVTTDVPAETEPEPIKEVLTSAPTVPALPSLDVPRIEFPAAANTPVTDAPVTEAPPVVAPLPPSIPTVPLDTPIITQPGGWSPLLPIGLIIGGAIVINDKPDPVPEPASIATIGLGLAALYRFKGKSSKTRSSSSKKNLK, encoded by the coding sequence ATGAAGAAGATCGCCATCGCCGTACTGACGATAGCCGCTTTAGGATTGGCCCCGGCCAATTCCTCAAAACCGATACCGGGCCATACCGAGCCGCATAGCTTCATTGCAAAGAGCGTCAGCAGCCCGGCCGGTCTTGCTCAACACATCAAGTCCGACCCAAGGGTCGCCAGACGATACGAAAAGCACTACGGTATTGACGCCCAGTGGCTGGCGGAGTACGTCAGCAAGAACCTTCGCGCAACCACGCTTCAAAGAGCCGAGACCTTCACCGTCTATCACGTCAAAGAGGACGGCAAGGTCTATCCGAAGCGGATCCAGTTCAAGAAAGGCACCGCCGTCTTTTCGACCGTCAAGGGCAATCCGGTTATGAAGGTCTCGTGCGGCAATCCGCTTTCGACCAGCCTTCCTCTGGCGCCCGCCCCGATTGCTCCTTTGACCGAGATCACCAGCGCGCCGAAGTTCGAACCAACCGTTACGACCGACGTGCCTGCCGAAACCGAGCCAGAGCCGATCAAAGAGGTGCTGACCAGCGCCCCGACCGTTCCCGCGCTGCCAAGCCTCGACGTGCCGCGGATTGAGTTTCCGGCAGCCGCCAATACGCCGGTAACCGATGCGCCAGTAACCGAAGCACCGCCCGTCGTCGCTCCGTTGCCGCCTTCGATACCGACCGTGCCGCTCGACACGCCGATTATCACTCAGCCGGGAGGTTGGAGCCCTTTGCTACCGATCGGTCTCATCATCGGCGGCGCGATCGTGATCAACGACAAGCCGGACCCAGTGCCCGAACCGGCCTCGATTGCGACGATCGGTCTCGGGCTCGCAGCCCTCTATCGATTCAAAGGCAAGAGCTCGAAGACGCGAAGTTCGTCCTCTAAAAAGAACCTCAAGTAG
- the lexA gene encoding transcriptional repressor LexA produces the protein MAKGLTTNQRNVLEYVQRFLQENGYPPTLREIGLGANIKSLRGVAIHLDALQRKGFIERGSQARSIRIVHPAYGTGYDKVAFLPLVGTIAAGAPILAQENIEDMIPVPVGMVRNIQDAFLLQVRGDSMIGEHILPRDIVVIRPDKTAYDGELVAVQVGDEATIKRIRYNKDKRTVSLFAANPAYEPIEAPASEARVIGKVVGLIRNYGEMVY, from the coding sequence ATGGCTAAAGGGTTAACGACCAACCAACGCAACGTCTTAGAGTACGTGCAGCGCTTTTTGCAAGAGAACGGCTATCCGCCCACATTGCGCGAGATCGGCCTCGGAGCCAACATCAAGAGTCTGCGCGGGGTAGCCATCCATCTCGACGCTCTTCAGCGCAAAGGATTCATCGAGCGCGGCAGCCAAGCCCGCTCCATCCGAATTGTGCACCCGGCCTACGGCACCGGATACGACAAAGTGGCCTTTCTGCCTTTGGTCGGCACGATTGCCGCAGGCGCGCCGATCCTTGCCCAGGAGAACATCGAGGACATGATTCCTGTGCCGGTCGGCATGGTGCGCAACATTCAGGACGCTTTCCTGCTACAGGTTCGCGGCGACAGCATGATCGGAGAGCACATCCTGCCTCGCGACATCGTGGTGATTCGACCCGACAAGACCGCCTATGACGGCGAGTTGGTGGCCGTGCAAGTCGGCGATGAAGCGACCATCAAGCGCATCCGATACAACAAAGACAAACGCACCGTCAGCCTGTTCGCCGCCAATCCGGCTTACGAGCCGATCGAAGCGCCGGCCAGCGAAGCGCGCGTTATCGGGAAGGTCGTGGGTCTGATTCGAAACTACGGCGAGATGGTCTACTAA
- a CDS encoding RNA polymerase sigma factor: MADASWIAKLRQGDQRAFERLLEQYREPIFRLAYRIVGPADADDAAQEAFIKIYRGLPTFRGGSQLNTWLYRVALNACYEYRRRRKVVELPLLAPVEVDKDDDPEKTAMENLLWARIEEALDKMDEKHREALILHELQGLTYGEAAKVIGVPVGTVKSRLHYAFQELRRILQEMGVEA; encoded by the coding sequence ATGGCAGACGCTTCCTGGATCGCGAAACTAAGGCAGGGCGACCAACGCGCGTTTGAAAGGCTCTTGGAACAGTACCGCGAGCCGATCTTTCGCTTGGCTTATCGCATTGTGGGCCCGGCCGATGCCGACGACGCGGCGCAGGAAGCCTTCATCAAGATTTACCGAGGACTGCCGACGTTTCGCGGCGGATCGCAGTTGAACACTTGGCTCTATCGGGTTGCGCTAAATGCCTGCTATGAGTATCGAAGGCGCAGAAAAGTAGTCGAACTGCCGTTGCTGGCGCCGGTTGAAGTCGACAAAGACGATGATCCGGAAAAGACTGCCATGGAAAACCTTCTTTGGGCAAGGATCGAGGAAGCGTTGGATAAGATGGACGAGAAGCATCGAGAGGCGCTGATATTGCACGAGCTTCAAGGATTGACCTACGGCGAGGCGGCCAAAGTGATCGGCGTGCCGGTTGGTACGGTTAAAAGCAGGCTTCACTATGCGTTTCAGGAACTGAGGCGGATACTGCAGGAAATGGGGGTCGAAGCATGA
- the panB gene encoding 3-methyl-2-oxobutanoate hydroxymethyltransferase, translating to MPGSATIHTVQRMKQDGRKIVAITAYDYSMALWIDQAGVDIVLVGDSLGSTMLGYESTIPVEMSDMIRAVQSVRRAIKGALLIADMPFGSYGADVWESVQNAAALMKSGADGVKIEGAACIPAIQAMVDIGIPVMGHLGFTPQSVHRLGGHKVQGRGEDGQRLLESARTLQDAGCFSIVLELVPSQIANEASKALAIPTIGIGAGPGCDGQIQVVHDIVGLTPAKYKHARRFVELGEALKSAVREYAEAAREGSFPSKDESFE from the coding sequence ATGCCGGGATCCGCCACCATACACACGGTTCAAAGGATGAAACAGGACGGTCGCAAGATCGTCGCGATTACCGCCTACGACTACTCGATGGCGCTTTGGATCGATCAGGCTGGCGTTGATATCGTGCTGGTGGGCGATTCTTTGGGCAGCACGATGCTGGGATACGAATCGACCATTCCCGTCGAGATGAGCGATATGATTCGCGCGGTGCAGTCGGTTCGACGTGCGATCAAGGGCGCGCTTTTGATAGCCGATATGCCTTTCGGGTCATATGGGGCAGATGTTTGGGAGTCCGTACAGAACGCGGCGGCGCTCATGAAGTCGGGGGCCGACGGAGTCAAAATCGAGGGGGCCGCCTGCATTCCCGCCATCCAAGCAATGGTCGATATCGGCATCCCTGTGATGGGGCATCTTGGCTTCACCCCCCAAAGCGTGCATCGCTTGGGCGGACACAAGGTGCAAGGTCGAGGCGAAGACGGTCAACGCTTGCTCGAATCGGCCCGTACGCTTCAAGACGCTGGATGCTTTTCGATCGTCCTAGAGTTAGTACCCTCGCAGATTGCCAACGAAGCGAGCAAGGCTCTGGCCATCCCGACCATTGGTATCGGCGCCGGGCCGGGCTGCGACGGGCAGATCCAGGTCGTCCACGACATTGTGGGCCTCACGCCTGCCAAGTACAAGCATGCGCGGCGCTTTGTCGAGTTGGGCGAAGCGCTGAAGAGCGCGGTCCGAGAGTATGCCGAGGCTGCGCGCGAGGGCTCGTTTCCAAGCAAAGACGAATCGTTCGAGTAG
- the recO gene encoding DNA repair protein RecO, with the protein MGRDIVCEAIVLSRWPVGETDKRVSLLTLGYGRLLATAKGTRKAGSKMAGLTEPICHVRLRLIEGKSQWIVAQPQSASAFGNLRFKPDLLPYGLAICDLTHRALPEAQPSDEAYELCVKALNGLSVAEAPINVLAWYAWRLTATLGYRPFIGGCVVCGGALNGTDAWLDPMHGGSACGRCADRQSGFRLSKEALAEIEVCMEADEVPTGLTQASALAPACRSYLRFFLEDELRVFELLPLNR; encoded by the coding sequence GTGGGGCGAGACATCGTTTGCGAAGCGATCGTGCTCAGTCGTTGGCCGGTCGGCGAGACGGACAAGCGGGTGAGCCTGTTGACACTGGGCTATGGCCGTCTGTTGGCTACTGCGAAAGGCACGCGCAAGGCCGGTTCGAAGATGGCGGGCTTGACGGAACCGATTTGCCATGTTCGGTTGAGGCTGATCGAAGGCAAGAGCCAGTGGATCGTGGCGCAGCCCCAGTCGGCCTCTGCCTTTGGCAATCTGCGATTCAAGCCCGATCTGCTGCCCTATGGATTGGCGATCTGCGATTTGACGCATCGAGCGCTGCCCGAAGCGCAACCGAGCGACGAAGCTTATGAACTGTGCGTAAAGGCGCTCAACGGGCTCTCCGTCGCCGAGGCGCCGATCAACGTTTTGGCTTGGTATGCCTGGAGGTTGACGGCAACCTTGGGTTATCGCCCGTTTATCGGAGGTTGCGTCGTTTGCGGCGGCGCTCTTAATGGGACGGACGCTTGGCTGGATCCGATGCACGGAGGCAGCGCGTGCGGCCGATGCGCGGACAGGCAGAGCGGATTTCGGCTGTCGAAAGAGGCGCTGGCCGAGATCGAGGTTTGCATGGAGGCGGACGAAGTTCCGACCGGCTTAACGCAGGCGAGCGCATTGGCGCCCGCCTGTAGAAGCTACTTGAGGTTCTTTTTAGAGGACGAACTTCGCGTCTTCGAGCTCTTGCCTTTGAATCGATAG